A stretch of Treponema vincentii F0403 DNA encodes these proteins:
- a CDS encoding ERF family protein → MIQSENITELLVALVAVQSELPTMPKNTPAYGYKYADLDTITQTIKPILYKHGIAYLQSISGSSQDQMTLTTRVFNTKGQYIEDTAALPVITSTKNNAAQTLGMSITYMRRYALCAMLGITSDEDVDANAEGKSQPQKQTPKQSTPQKPQAAPQGFTPKGGEATPDERKQLDEMFRYKHPNGQPVFTRSDIQAFSAMRKDKTASELIAIVYDEMVERCKNDEPPQEDLY, encoded by the coding sequence ATGATACAAAGCGAAAATATAACTGAATTGCTGGTCGCTCTTGTGGCGGTACAAAGCGAGCTGCCGACAATGCCTAAAAACACGCCCGCGTATGGCTATAAATATGCGGATTTAGACACTATTACGCAAACGATAAAACCGATCTTGTATAAACACGGAATCGCTTATTTACAAAGTATCAGCGGATCATCGCAGGATCAAATGACGTTGACCACGCGCGTTTTTAACACAAAAGGGCAGTACATCGAGGACACTGCCGCACTACCTGTAATCACAAGCACAAAAAATAACGCAGCCCAAACGTTGGGGATGAGCATAACGTATATGCGCCGGTATGCACTGTGTGCAATGCTCGGTATCACCAGCGATGAGGACGTGGATGCAAACGCCGAGGGAAAATCGCAACCGCAAAAACAGACGCCTAAGCAAAGCACACCGCAAAAGCCGCAAGCCGCGCCGCAAGGATTTACGCCGAAAGGCGGAGAGGCGACACCGGATGAGCGGAAACAGCTTGATGAAATGTTCCGTTACAAACACCCGAACGGACAGCCTGTTTTTACACGCAGTGATATACAGGCGTTCAGTGCTATGCGGAAAGATAAAACAGCAAGCGAGCTAATAGCTATTGTCTATGACGAGATGGTAGAACGCTGCAAGAACGATGAGCCGCCGCAGGAAGACCTGTACTAA
- a CDS encoding M15 family metallopeptidase, with protein sequence MGVIRDIDRLKPELAKRTRAFLAELKKRGIEVIVLETDRTVDTQAAYYAQGRKPLEEVNALRKKAGLYLLTEAENKRIVTKTTQSRHFGGNAIDIAPVKDGRVWWNAPEQVWKEIGVIGEECGLDWCAGGYGQVWGKGWDNPHFELMKE encoded by the coding sequence ATGGGAGTTATACGGGATATTGACCGGCTCAAGCCGGAACTGGCGAAGCGGACACGGGCTTTTTTAGCAGAACTGAAAAAGCGCGGCATAGAGGTAATCGTTCTTGAAACAGATCGTACGGTCGATACGCAGGCGGCCTATTACGCGCAAGGGCGCAAGCCGCTTGAAGAGGTAAACGCCTTGCGTAAAAAAGCAGGGTTGTACCTTTTAACGGAAGCCGAGAATAAACGCATTGTAACAAAGACTACGCAGTCTCGGCATTTCGGCGGGAATGCCATTGATATTGCGCCGGTAAAAGACGGGCGCGTCTGGTGGAATGCACCGGAGCAGGTGTGGAAAGAAATCGGGGTTATCGGCGAAGAATGCGGGCTTGACTGGTGTGCCGGCGGATACGGACAGGTCTGGGGCAAGGGCTGGGATAACCCGCACTTTGAGCTTATGAAAGAATAG
- a CDS encoding phage scaffolding protein, with translation MKREFLEGLNLETAVIDQIMAENGKDIEREKQKTLAAQEEAKETKAQLEKANKTLEGFADHEQIKADVEKYKAEAETAKKEAAAKIASLERTAQVKDFLSDKKFVNDITRDALAAKLTEQLGSEEAKGKSLDDLFAALTKDQKNILADDTAPAPPVQGSMKGGSHAADERAAARAVMGLPPEKD, from the coding sequence ATGAAGCGAGAATTTTTAGAAGGGCTTAACCTTGAAACCGCCGTTATCGATCAGATTATGGCAGAGAACGGCAAGGACATAGAGCGCGAAAAACAAAAGACGCTCGCCGCTCAAGAAGAGGCCAAGGAAACTAAGGCGCAGCTTGAAAAAGCGAATAAAACGCTTGAAGGCTTTGCAGACCATGAGCAAATAAAGGCCGATGTCGAAAAATACAAAGCGGAAGCGGAAACGGCAAAAAAGGAAGCGGCGGCAAAGATCGCAAGCCTTGAGAGAACCGCGCAAGTAAAGGATTTTTTAAGCGACAAAAAGTTTGTCAACGATATTACCCGTGATGCTCTTGCCGCAAAGCTCACCGAACAGCTCGGCAGTGAAGAGGCAAAGGGTAAATCGCTTGATGATTTATTTGCCGCCCTTACCAAGGATCAAAAAAATATCCTTGCCGACGATACCGCTCCCGCACCACCGGTGCAGGGCAGCATGAAAGGCGGCTCGCACGCAGCCGATGAGCGGGCGGCAGCACGGGCGGTTATGGGTTTACCGCCTGAAAAAGACTAA
- a CDS encoding DNA methyltransferase, which produces MTYEEFLKEKIAIASSSGFSVAENDIHPILKPHQKDAVKWAIAGGCRAIFASFGLGKTVIQLEILRLILAKEGGKALIVTPLNIVDEFYHDAQMLLDNLPIRYIKTQEDIAAASEAILITNYERVRDGNINLDSFTACSLDEASVLRSYGSKTYQEFLPKFKNIRYKFVATATPSPNKYKELIHYAGFLGVMDNGQALTRFFKRDSTKSNNLTLYPHKEKEFWIWVSTWALFITKPSDVNPSYSDSGYDLPALNVIYHKVSVDNATAGCEDDGQVKMFRDAALGLKEASKEKRDSISDRVAQTLQIVQAAPDDHFILWHNLEAERCALQKAFPDAGFVYGSQDLEKNVEITRAFKSGKLQYLATKPDISAQGGNMQYHCHKCIFVGIDYKFNDFIQAVHRIYRFQQSYPVEVHIIYTESEQAVLKALEEKWEQHKHLVFQMTEIVRKYGLSSITLAEKLARTIGVERKVIEGKHFKAVLNDNCIELPTMADNTVDLIVTSIPFSNHYEYTPTYNDFGHNENNEKFFQQMDFLTPHLLRVLKPGRLACIHVKDRILFGNATGDGMPTVDPFSDMTVFHFLKHGFRYMGRIIITTDVVRENNQTYRLGWTEQCKDGSKMGVGCPEYILLFRKLPTDTTKAYADTPVQKTKEAYSRGRWQIDAHAYWRSSGDRLVTLEELKECPVSDMQKLYRHYSKEHVYNYAEHVRLAEELDEARKLPASFSAISNASPSEYVWDDVNRMYTLNSEQSRKALNMHICPLQIDVVERLIERYSNSGEVVYDPFAGLFTVPYIAVKKGRYGIGHELNEISFNDGVAYLKEADIEKTVPTLFDLDDFKIAK; this is translated from the coding sequence ATGACATACGAAGAATTTTTGAAAGAGAAAATCGCAATCGCATCATCAAGCGGTTTTTCTGTAGCTGAAAATGACATACATCCTATTTTAAAGCCTCATCAAAAAGATGCCGTAAAGTGGGCAATCGCCGGAGGCTGCCGTGCAATATTTGCAAGTTTCGGATTAGGTAAAACGGTTATACAACTTGAGATACTCCGTTTAATTTTAGCAAAAGAAGGTGGCAAGGCGTTGATTGTAACACCTTTGAATATCGTTGACGAATTTTATCACGATGCGCAAATGCTTCTTGATAATCTTCCTATACGGTATATTAAAACGCAAGAAGATATAGCGGCGGCAAGTGAAGCAATTCTTATTACAAACTACGAGCGGGTGCGGGATGGGAATATCAATCTTGATTCGTTCACAGCGTGTAGTTTAGACGAAGCGTCTGTACTGCGCTCTTACGGCTCTAAAACGTATCAAGAGTTTTTACCGAAGTTTAAAAATATACGCTATAAGTTTGTTGCAACAGCGACGCCCTCTCCGAATAAATATAAAGAGCTTATCCATTATGCGGGTTTTTTAGGCGTGATGGATAACGGTCAAGCACTTACCCGTTTTTTTAAACGGGACAGCACGAAATCTAATAACTTGACGCTTTACCCGCATAAAGAAAAAGAATTTTGGATATGGGTTTCTACGTGGGCGCTTTTTATTACAAAACCCTCCGATGTTAATCCTTCTTATTCCGATAGCGGGTATGATTTACCGGCGTTAAACGTTATCTATCATAAGGTGTCGGTTGATAATGCAACGGCCGGATGTGAAGATGACGGGCAAGTAAAAATGTTTCGAGATGCCGCGCTCGGTTTAAAAGAAGCATCGAAAGAAAAGAGAGACAGTATCAGCGATCGAGTAGCGCAAACACTTCAGATAGTGCAGGCCGCCCCTGACGATCATTTTATCCTCTGGCATAATTTAGAAGCAGAGAGGTGCGCTCTTCAAAAAGCCTTCCCTGATGCAGGCTTTGTTTATGGCAGTCAAGACCTTGAAAAGAACGTCGAAATTACGAGGGCTTTTAAAAGTGGCAAATTACAATATCTTGCGACCAAGCCTGATATATCGGCGCAAGGCGGCAATATGCAATATCATTGCCATAAATGTATTTTTGTCGGTATTGATTATAAGTTCAATGATTTTATTCAAGCGGTACACCGCATCTATCGGTTTCAACAGTCATACCCCGTTGAAGTACATATTATCTACACCGAAAGTGAACAAGCGGTATTAAAGGCTTTAGAGGAAAAATGGGAGCAGCATAAACATCTTGTATTCCAGATGACAGAGATTGTCCGTAAATACGGATTATCTTCAATAACGCTTGCAGAAAAGCTCGCCCGTACGATCGGTGTTGAAAGAAAGGTAATTGAAGGAAAGCACTTTAAAGCGGTTTTAAACGATAATTGTATCGAGCTTCCTACAATGGCAGATAACACGGTTGACCTTATCGTTACCTCAATCCCCTTCAGCAATCACTACGAATATACGCCGACCTATAATGATTTCGGACACAACGAAAATAACGAGAAATTCTTTCAACAGATGGATTTTCTCACCCCGCACCTCTTGCGGGTATTAAAACCCGGGCGGCTTGCCTGTATCCATGTCAAAGACCGTATCTTGTTCGGTAATGCGACCGGAGACGGAATGCCGACAGTAGATCCTTTTAGCGACATGACAGTATTCCATTTTTTAAAGCATGGGTTTCGCTATATGGGGCGCATTATTATCACCACCGATGTCGTACGGGAAAACAATCAAACCTATCGGCTCGGATGGACTGAACAATGCAAAGACGGTTCAAAAATGGGTGTAGGATGCCCTGAATACATTCTGCTTTTCCGAAAGCTCCCAACCGATACGACGAAAGCATACGCAGATACGCCGGTACAAAAGACGAAAGAAGCATACAGCCGCGGCCGCTGGCAAATTGATGCGCACGCATATTGGCGATCAAGCGGGGACAGATTAGTAACACTCGAAGAGTTAAAAGAATGTCCGGTATCCGATATGCAAAAGCTCTACCGGCACTATTCAAAAGAGCATGTTTACAATTATGCCGAACATGTCCGGCTCGCAGAAGAACTAGACGAAGCACGGAAGCTACCGGCTTCATTTTCTGCTATTAGCAACGCTTCTCCAAGCGAGTATGTATGGGATGATGTCAATCGTATGTATACACTCAATAGCGAGCAGTCTCGAAAAGCGCTTAATATGCACATTTGCCCGCTGCAAATCGATGTCGTTGAACGCCTTATTGAGCGGTATTCAAATTCAGGCGAGGTTGTCTACGATCCGTTTGCGGGGCTTTTTACCGTGCCGTATATTGCCGTAAAAAAAGGCCGCTATGGTATTGGGCATGAGTTAAACGAGATTTCATTTAATGATGGCGTTGCGTATTTGAAAGAAGCTGATATTGAAAAGACAGTGCCAACGCTTTTTGATTTAGATGATTTTAAAATTGCAAAATAA
- a CDS encoding PBSX family phage terminase large subunit: protein MTVPSSTLFAKAYNSAFKAIMAHKKERYTFTGGRASCKSSFISICIVLLIVMFPDYNALVIRKTANTLRRSVFEQIVWAIRLLGLERRFQISRSQTAALPIIYNRGGGIQQRILFAGCDDSEKIRSLKTASGYFAILWVEEKTEFSANELQNIRISALRGGDTFYIFESYNPPSATRHWCNIEARTPDSNRMVIHTTYLDIPAAWLGEAILHDIAHTKETNERAYRNIYLGEATGTGLNVFENVKLQPITDDQIKAFDYVYRGVDWGYYPDPFQYVAVAYKKATLYVFDEFRLYKHGNIEAFDALKDHMNTQYDRYRYDTRQEGEKDRIAVERITADSAEPKSIADFRAFGADMRGAIKGAGSRDAGFKWLQGLDAIIIDPVRCPHAADEFTLYEYELDKRSGDVMTGYPDGQPDHCMDAVRYAMEAVYRRAGA from the coding sequence ATGACAGTGCCGAGTAGCACCCTTTTTGCAAAAGCATACAATAGCGCATTTAAGGCAATTATGGCGCATAAAAAAGAGCGATACACGTTTACCGGCGGGCGGGCAAGCTGTAAATCATCGTTTATTTCAATCTGCATTGTCCTATTGATTGTTATGTTTCCAGACTATAACGCCCTTGTTATCCGAAAGACGGCTAATACCTTGCGCCGTTCCGTGTTTGAACAGATTGTCTGGGCAATTAGGCTTTTAGGTCTTGAGCGCCGTTTCCAGATATCGCGTAGTCAAACGGCTGCCTTGCCGATTATTTACAACCGCGGAGGCGGCATACAGCAGCGGATATTATTTGCAGGCTGCGATGATTCGGAGAAAATCAGATCACTGAAAACAGCATCGGGGTATTTTGCTATTTTGTGGGTAGAAGAAAAGACGGAATTTTCAGCAAATGAATTGCAGAATATCCGTATATCAGCATTACGCGGCGGGGATACATTTTATATCTTTGAAAGCTATAACCCGCCGAGTGCTACACGACACTGGTGTAATATCGAAGCGCGCACACCCGATAGCAATCGCATGGTAATACACACCACCTATCTCGACATACCGGCGGCGTGGCTGGGAGAAGCAATCCTACACGATATAGCGCATACGAAAGAGACGAACGAGCGGGCATACCGGAATATCTACCTTGGAGAAGCAACCGGTACCGGCTTAAACGTCTTTGAAAATGTCAAACTACAACCGATTACGGACGATCAGATAAAGGCATTTGATTATGTCTATCGAGGTGTTGACTGGGGGTATTACCCCGATCCGTTCCAGTATGTAGCAGTCGCATACAAAAAAGCGACACTCTATGTTTTTGACGAGTTCAGACTTTACAAGCACGGAAACATAGAAGCGTTCGATGCCTTAAAAGACCACATGAATACACAGTATGACCGGTACCGGTACGACACTCGGCAAGAAGGCGAAAAAGACAGAATAGCAGTAGAACGCATTACCGCTGATAGTGCGGAGCCGAAAAGCATCGCAGACTTTCGGGCGTTTGGAGCGGATATGCGCGGGGCAATAAAGGGAGCGGGCAGCAGGGACGCCGGTTTTAAGTGGCTGCAGGGCTTAGACGCTATCATCATCGATCCGGTACGATGTCCGCACGCCGCCGATGAGTTTACCCTTTATGAGTACGAACTAGACAAGCGAAGCGGGGACGTAATGACAGGATACCCAGACGGGCAGCCCGACCACTGTATGGACGCGGTGCGGTATGCAATGGAAGCAGTGTACCGGCGGGCGGGGGCGTAA
- a CDS encoding phage minor capsid protein has protein sequence MLSPRYLAGLSDDLIEIYSQLEIDILRDMARRLARVGKITEATKWQAQVLAEAGGLRQDIARILHKYDKRIVQEIQEIFNDALIKNARADNRIFAEATGRTISDNNAQMMLATMKKTHEDLSRLTLTSAEVTNKTFLKQANNAYMQVTSGAFDYDTAMKMAANEIAKSGVTTMITYTNNAKPVRRSLESAVRMNILTGVNQTASQQTMNNCEALDCDLVEVTAHIGARPEHEEWQGKVYSVSGKSEKYPPFSICGYGEADGICGVNCRHSFYPYFEGMEKHYSQDDLDEMSKEMVDYNGKSYSRYEGEQQLRHIERTIRHYKKEAATQDAMGVDNTAARCKIGEWQAKARDFTEQTGIRRDRAREYIGMPNGDKQPKALKPQVVHAFTQSQPVNQTVVQKIADMNAKADTFYVASSSLDTLVTKAQHTQTMTTLQRAQLVEGKDLAGKLFVKRDLKDINEVLKAQGFDGKPTVLNKTEFLKAVKDDTFIAQRTYTAPSKDKLDEYINMLRSGDFYVDCRTGGRAHGKGMYAAADYTKGKDLRRVIDEMTHYQNLGAIQRGEHYTMTETLTIDPSARIIDEANVVNEFIYRYTQELKAQGYSTREINDKIISNGWRDRDKGVLASLMGYDVIRAVPSPFRADYMVILNRTKLILLGGSE, from the coding sequence ATGCTCTCGCCCCGTTACCTTGCCGGTCTTTCGGACGACTTAATAGAAATTTACTCACAGCTTGAAATCGACATACTCCGCGATATGGCGCGGCGTCTTGCGCGGGTAGGTAAAATCACCGAGGCAACCAAATGGCAAGCGCAAGTATTGGCAGAGGCGGGCGGATTAAGGCAGGATATCGCGCGAATATTGCATAAATACGATAAGCGTATTGTTCAAGAGATACAGGAAATCTTTAACGACGCCCTGATAAAAAACGCTCGCGCAGACAATCGCATTTTTGCCGAAGCGACCGGCCGCACCATAAGCGATAACAACGCGCAAATGATGCTTGCGACAATGAAAAAAACGCATGAAGATTTATCACGTCTTACCCTTACCAGCGCCGAGGTAACAAATAAAACCTTTCTCAAACAGGCAAACAATGCGTATATGCAGGTAACAAGCGGCGCATTCGATTACGATACGGCAATGAAGATGGCAGCAAACGAGATCGCAAAGAGCGGCGTTACAACGATGATAACCTATACGAACAATGCCAAGCCCGTAAGACGCAGCCTTGAAAGCGCCGTTCGTATGAATATCCTAACCGGTGTTAATCAAACCGCTTCACAGCAAACGATGAATAACTGCGAGGCGCTCGACTGCGATTTAGTAGAGGTTACCGCGCATATAGGAGCGAGACCGGAGCATGAAGAGTGGCAAGGCAAGGTATACAGCGTAAGCGGCAAAAGCGAAAAATACCCACCGTTTAGTATATGCGGCTATGGAGAGGCGGACGGTATTTGCGGGGTCAACTGCCGACATTCTTTTTATCCGTATTTTGAAGGGATGGAAAAACACTACAGTCAAGACGATTTAGACGAAATGAGCAAGGAGATGGTAGACTACAACGGCAAAAGCTACAGCCGCTATGAAGGGGAACAGCAGTTACGGCATATTGAACGGACGATACGACACTACAAAAAAGAAGCCGCAACACAGGATGCAATGGGAGTTGATAACACCGCCGCCCGCTGTAAAATCGGCGAATGGCAGGCAAAGGCGCGAGACTTTACCGAGCAAACCGGTATCAGACGCGACCGTGCGAGAGAGTATATCGGAATGCCGAACGGAGATAAACAGCCGAAAGCGTTGAAACCGCAAGTAGTGCACGCATTTACACAATCGCAGCCGGTCAATCAAACGGTTGTACAAAAGATAGCTGATATGAACGCCAAAGCGGATACCTTCTATGTTGCAAGCAGCAGTTTAGATACCCTTGTTACAAAAGCGCAACACACGCAAACGATGACAACGTTGCAAAGAGCACAACTAGTAGAAGGAAAGGATTTAGCAGGAAAACTATTTGTTAAACGAGACCTCAAAGATATAAACGAGGTATTAAAAGCGCAAGGATTTGACGGCAAGCCAACCGTACTTAATAAAACCGAATTTTTAAAGGCAGTAAAAGATGACACCTTTATAGCGCAACGGACATACACCGCACCGAGCAAAGACAAACTCGATGAGTATATCAACATGTTGCGAAGCGGCGATTTTTATGTCGATTGTAGAACAGGCGGCAGAGCCCACGGGAAAGGAATGTATGCAGCAGCGGATTATACGAAAGGTAAAGACTTACGCCGTGTGATTGATGAGATGACACATTATCAAAATCTTGGTGCAATCCAGCGCGGCGAGCATTACACTATGACCGAAACATTGACAATAGATCCAAGCGCACGAATCATTGATGAAGCGAATGTCGTAAATGAATTTATTTACCGATACACGCAAGAGCTAAAGGCTCAAGGCTATTCAACAAGAGAAATAAACGATAAAATCATCAGTAACGGCTGGCGGGATCGTGATAAGGGCGTTCTTGCCTCGCTTATGGGATACGACGTAATACGTGCAGTCCCAAGCCCGTTCCGTGCTGATTACATGGTTATACTAAACCGTACAAAACTAATTTTATTAGGAGGCAGTGAATGA
- a CDS encoding DUF6291 domain-containing protein yields MAKSFIFYETFAKQLKLLDKELRYRFYEAIIEYGLYGTEPDFTGLEACAWLPIQEAIDNAKARRIKNTEDGKRGGRPEIPQEIQQAVCEDLQAGMTQKEIAAKYDIAQSSISYIKKEVFDKEYQKPSVNIENPIQISKTPFEYQKPNANIENLDVDVDVNDNVNVDEIVSPPEEPDGDVNPSPVKNTHTIPEQAERLAHLLYDLHRQSDPHFTTSQKHIEQWAKDIEKLSRIDKRSYEDVERVIRWAKTADNFWCPNIISGAKLREKYPRVFLQMQQQYARSPPEGKNKRFDYNVTGSQEEMPF; encoded by the coding sequence ATGGCGAAAAGTTTTATCTTTTATGAAACCTTTGCAAAACAATTAAAACTATTAGACAAAGAATTGCGCTATAGGTTTTATGAAGCGATTATTGAATACGGGCTTTACGGTACGGAACCTGATTTTACAGGGCTTGAGGCGTGCGCATGGCTTCCAATACAAGAAGCGATAGACAATGCCAAAGCCCGCCGCATAAAAAATACCGAAGACGGGAAAAGAGGCGGGCGCCCTGAAATACCGCAAGAAATACAACAGGCAGTCTGTGAAGATTTACAAGCAGGGATGACACAAAAAGAGATTGCAGCAAAATACGATATAGCGCAGTCAAGCATATCGTATATCAAAAAAGAAGTTTTTGATAAAGAATATCAAAAACCCTCTGTAAATATCGAAAACCCTATACAAATATCAAAAACCCCTTTTGAATATCAAAAACCCAACGCAAATATCGAAAACCTTGATGTAGATGTAGATGTTAATGATAATGTTAATGTTGATGAAATAGTATCCCCGCCGGAAGAACCGGACGGGGATGTAAACCCTTCGCCTGTTAAAAACACACACACAATTCCGGAACAAGCGGAGCGTTTAGCGCACCTTCTCTATGACCTCCACCGGCAGTCAGACCCTCATTTCACTACCAGTCAAAAGCATATTGAGCAATGGGCGAAAGACATAGAAAAGCTGAGCCGCATTGATAAACGCAGCTATGAAGACGTTGAGAGAGTAATCCGCTGGGCAAAAACGGCGGATAATTTCTGGTGTCCAAATATCATATCGGGCGCAAAATTGCGAGAAAAATATCCGCGGGTATTTTTACAAATGCAGCAGCAATACGCCCGCTCCCCGCCGGAAGGAAAAAATAAGCGGTTTGACTACAACGTAACCGGCTCTCAAGAAGAGATGCCGTTTTAA
- a CDS encoding ATP-binding protein, with protein MRTCEIKQAKNYTPLFHGKEGVFHCEKHGDVKVMHLDGETKPPECPMCMQEREEQEKREKSEALRSQKLTAMGIRDKYLNASFINYIPQNETAAQYLHDLYELAKNPRDTFVLLYGKSGTGKTHLASVAVILNKGVYTTWEFLDMEIRSTFNSFAAKKTEYELITHYCTIPFLVIDEIEKGKNEDAKMRCLSLICRERHERNRPLWLAGNCNYEWVKTVLDSSVLDRLKQKGKSFNFFWESYRPKLREAEAN; from the coding sequence ATGCGTACATGTGAAATAAAGCAAGCAAAAAACTATACTCCGCTCTTTCACGGCAAAGAGGGAGTCTTTCACTGCGAAAAGCACGGGGATGTGAAGGTAATGCACCTAGACGGGGAGACCAAGCCGCCTGAATGCCCTATGTGTATGCAAGAGCGAGAAGAGCAAGAAAAGCGGGAAAAAAGTGAAGCGCTCCGATCGCAAAAGCTCACAGCAATGGGGATCCGCGACAAATATTTAAATGCAAGTTTTATAAACTACATTCCTCAAAATGAAACAGCAGCGCAATATCTTCACGATCTTTATGAGCTTGCCAAAAATCCGCGCGATACGTTCGTATTGCTCTATGGGAAAAGCGGCACGGGCAAAACCCACCTTGCAAGTGTAGCGGTAATACTCAACAAGGGAGTATATACAACATGGGAATTTTTAGACATGGAAATTCGGTCAACGTTTAATAGTTTCGCAGCAAAGAAAACAGAATACGAGCTTATTACTCATTATTGTACCATTCCGTTTCTTGTTATCGACGAAATCGAGAAAGGCAAGAATGAAGATGCAAAGATGCGCTGTTTATCGCTTATTTGCCGTGAACGGCATGAGCGCAACCGCCCGCTGTGGCTTGCCGGAAACTGTAATTACGAATGGGTAAAAACAGTGCTTGACAGTTCAGTGCTCGACCGGCTGAAACAAAAGGGAAAATCGTTCAATTTCTTCTGGGAAAGCTACCGCCCGAAGCTGCGGGAAGCGGAAGCGAATTAG